The following proteins are co-located in the Triticum aestivum cultivar Chinese Spring chromosome 1A, IWGSC CS RefSeq v2.1, whole genome shotgun sequence genome:
- the LOC123115388 gene encoding E3 ubiquitin-protein ligase WAV3-like: MAVAWEHAWRALAARLCIPSRAQCAGGTTGALLEDDESPDALSPVPVCKQAVSRSGSRSSTELCAICLGGMRPGHGHALFTAECSHKFHFRCISSNVQHGNRACPICRAVWKHLPLPAKADATPLDWPDDQLPVSCAPDLSVFESKTTSGKREEDAVGASGVEVVSFAEFPYIQRSVTSEKFDILIHLKAPRPPAPSASSHTGAAIDILAVLDLSGSMAGNKLALLTRVLSFVIKSLGPNDRLSVIAFRHSAWSLFPFRKMTAAGRRHSFQALADGLPVAGGVSNVAEALRKAAWVTGDRQVRNPACSVLLLSDGLGGREAATWQCGRPSLVYDALVPRSICPGSGHHVRVHAFGLGAYQDSAVMRGIAEMSGGTFSSIDTVGEIPDVVGRYIGGLRSVVAQETRLSFHCAEQGVLLTCVASGGYASTVDGHKGGEFVDVGDLYAGEERNILVTVHVPTTHGKDSALLVPSCTYRVAVTMETVCIEGDTVIVHRPRHPVSPSPLSVEVERERHRISAMEGMAMAWNAVELGDFVHAAMILEGRRVELESWALLSVDAPTLALVAELREFQDRLGTRQRYKRSGRAYILAALNAHPWQCVTASGGDSGVLAGLTHTY; encoded by the exons ATGGCGGTGGCGTGGGAGCACGCTTGGCGCGCGTTGGCTGCAAGGCTCTGCATCCCCTCACGGGCGCAATGTGCGGGTGGCACTACGGGGGCACTGCTGGAGGACGACGAGTCGCCGGATGCTCTGTCCCCTGTGCCGGTGTGCAAACAGGCGGTGTCGAGGTCCGGGAGTCGGAGCTCAACG GAGCTATGCGCGATTTGCCTGGGTGGCATGAGGCCGGGGCACGGCCATGCGTTGTTCACCGCGGAATGCTCCCACAAGTTCCATTTTCGATGTATCTCATCCAACGTGCAGCATGGCAACCGTGCCTGTCCCATATGCCGTGCCGTCTGGAAGCATCTACCTCTCCCAGCCAAAGCGGATGCTACTCCACTGGATTGGCCCGATGATCAGCTTCCCGTCTCCTGTGCGCCGGATTTGAGCGTTTTCGAATCTAAGACTACGAGTGGAAAACGAGAGGAGGACGCAGTTGGGGCTTCTGGTGTTGAGGTCGTGTCGTTCGCTGAATTCCCATACATTCAGCGGAGCGTGACATCGGAGAAGTTTGACATCCTGATCCACCTGAAGGCTCCGCGTCCGCCGGCACCGTCTGCGAGCTCACACACCGGGGCGGCGATCGACATTCTGGCGGTGCTCGACCTGAGCGGCAGCATGGCGGGCAATAAGCTCGCGCTCTTGACGCGCGTTCTGAGCTTCGTGATCAAGAGCCTTGGCCCGAACGACCGGCTCTCTGTCATCGCCTTCCGACATTCGGCTTGGAGCCTCTTCCCATTTCGGAAGATGACCGCGGCTGGGCGGCGGCATTCGTTCCAGGCCCTCGCCGACGGACTCCCTGTTGCCGGCGGCGTCTCGAATGTCGCCGAGGCTCTGCGGAAAGCAGCGTGGGTGACGGGGGACCGGCAGGTCAGGAACCCCGCATGCAGCGTCCTCCTTCTCTCCGACGGCCTAGGCGGCCGTGAAGCCGCGACGTGGCAATGCGGTCGGCCAAGCCTGGTCTACGACGCGCTCGTCCCGCGCTCCATCTGCCCGGGGTCAGGGCACCACGTGCGGGTCCACGCCTTCGGCTTGGGTGCGTACCAGGACTCTGCGGTGATGCGCGGCATCGCTGAGATGTCCGGCGGCACGTTCTCCTCCATCGACACGGTGGGAGAGATCCCGGACGTGGTTGGTCGGTACATCGGTGGCCTGCGCAGCGTGGTGGCGCAGGAGACACGGCTGAGCTTCCACTGCGCGGAGCAAGGCGTGCTGCTCACCTGCGTCGCGTCCGGCGGCTACGCCAGCACTGTAGACGGTCACAAGGGTGGCGAGTTCGTCGACGTCGGCGACCTTTACGCCGGAGAGGAGAGGAACATTCTGGTCACAGTACACGTCCCAACCACGCATGGAAAAGACTCTGCTCTGCTCGTGCCGAGCTGCACCTACCGGGTCGCGGTCACCATGGAGACTGTCTGCATAGAAGGTGACACGGTGATCGTCCATCGCCCTCGGCATCCGGTGAGCCCATCTCCGTTGTCAGTCGAGGTCGAGCGTGAGCGGCACCGCATCAGCGCCATGGAGGGCATGGCCATGGCGTGGAACGCCGTGGAGCTAGGCGACTTCGTGCACGCAGCAATGATCTTGGAAGGGCGCCGTGTGGAGCTTGAGTCATGGGCGTTGTTGTCGGTGGACGCGCCGACTCTGGCGCTGGTCGCCGAGCTGAGGGAGTTCCAGGACAGGTTGGGGACAAGGCAACGGTACAAGCGGTCCGGCCGCGCGTACATACTGGCCGCCCTGAACGCTCACCCGTGGCAGTGCGTCACGGCAAGCGGCGGCGACTCGGGGGTTCTCGCCGGCCTCACCCACACCTACTAG